In Syntrophotaleaceae bacterium, the DNA window GGGCGGGACAAGCGGATCTATGGCGATCAACTCGGTTTCTCCAAGGCCGTGGCCCGGCGGGTGTTGCTCGCCGTTCAGGGCGGCCTCGAATTGCCCAATGCCGCAGTGGAGTGCGAGGGGCGGGGTGCCGCACAGCCGGTGGCCTCCAACGAGACCCAGCAGGGGCGGGCTCTGAACCGGAGGGTCGAAGTCGAGTTCTGGTATGACGACCCGCTGCAGGAGCTGCCCGACGAGCCCCAGTTGTGCCCCGATACCTCCGGCGGCCGGATCGTCACCCGGGTCTACGAATCACCCGAGGGCCCCGTCGAACCGATTCTGTTCGAAAACGGCCAACCGTTACTGCCGGCGGCCTGCGTCGAGAGACTGCGCCGCAGCATGGGCGAGGTCGCCGACAAGGACAACGTGCGCCTGCGCTTCGTCGGCTACACCCGCAACCAGCGTCTCGACCGTCGCACCGCCGCCGTTTATGGAGACGACGTCGGGCTGTCCACCGCCCGGGCGCGACGGGCCATGGATGTCGTCTGCCAGTCCATGAGCCTGTCGGAGGAGAAGGCCGAGTTCGAAGGGCGCGGCTACGTCCAGAGCGATGATGTGGTCAATGCCGGCTTCATCGAATCGGATACCTCGCGGGTGCAGGTGCAGGTGGTCTACGACGAACTGGTGCCCCTCGACGACTACGAAGGGGTCGAGATTACCCCCATCACCCGGGAAGTCGAACCGGCCGATCCCTTCTCGCTGAACCTGATGCGCATCACCGTGGACGGAGCCCCCCTCGACGACCCGGGAAAATGCAGCTCCGACGTGCAGCGCTGCACCGACGTGGCCCTGGAAGACGCCCGGATCCGCTTCAAGCACGACAATCTGCAGATGGAGCCCCGACTGAATGTGACCGCCTGGCCGCGCTCCATCGGCCGGGAGGATCTGCCGGAGACGGATTTCGTCGAAAACCAGGTCGAATTCCGCCTCTATGCCAATTACCGCAGTTTCATCCATCGGGCCGAGGTGCGGATCTTCGATAGGGAACAGTCGGTCCGCGACCTGCCCCTGGCGGTCATCGAGATGAACGACAACGGTATGGCCCAATGGCAGCCCGCCTTTGAAACCTATGCCACCCCGGTTCGGCAGCTGGAATACCTGGTCCGGGTCTATGACGAGGCGGGGAACTACGACGAGACCGCGACCCAGCCGCTGTGGGTGGTGGACCGGATCGATCCGGCCATCGCCGAAGCCGACAGGGCTGCGGAACTGCTGGCCGGTTACGGCGAGAGCCGTCTGGCCCGGCGCAACATCCCGCTCAAGGGTGGCGTGGTCCAGGCCTTCGGCAGCGCGATCCCCGCCGGGTTCACCGTGTGGCTGGCCGGTCGCGCCGTGCCGGTGGACGCAGAGGGCCGGTTCGTCGCCGAGGAGATTCTGCCGGAAGGGATGCATACCGTAGAGGTTGCGGTCCTTGACGAGTCGGGCAACGGGCAGCTGTATCTGCGCGATCTGGAGCTGAAGAAGAGCGACTGGTTCACCGTGGGGATCGCCGATCTGACCCTGTCCGGCCATCACACCACCGGGCCGGCCGATCTGGTGGCTCCCGATAACGAACACTACAGCGAAGATGCGGCTCTCGAGGGGCGCCTCGCCTTCTACTCCAAGGGCCGATTCGGCGAGGGCTGGAAACTGACCGCCAGCGCCGACACCCGCGAAGGACCCCTGGACGAAATCTTCACCAATTTCCTCGACAAGTCTCCCGATGCCCTGTTCCGGCGTCTCGATCCGGACCGCCACTACCCGACCTTCGGCGACGACGGCACCGTGATCGAGGACGCACCCACCAACGGCAAGTTCTATCTCCGTCTGGAGAAAGAGGAGAACTACGGTGTCTGGGGCAATTTCAAGATCGCCTACACCGACAACTACCTGGCCCACGTCGATCGCGGACTGTACGGCGGCAATCTGCATTACCAGAGCCGCGACGTCACCAGCTTCGGCGAGCAGCGCTTCTGGGTTGACGGCTTCGCCGCCGACCCGGGAACCATAGCCGGGCGGGACGAACTGCGGGGCACCGGCGGATCGCTCTACTACCTGCGGCGGCAGGACATCCTCGAGGGTTCGGAAAGCGTGCGCATCGAGGTCCGCGACAAGGATTCCGGGGTAGTGCTGGCGGTCAAGAACCTCAGTCCGACCCTCGACTACGACATCGACTACCTGCAGGGCCGCGTCCTGCTGGCGGAACCGCTCGCTTCCACCGCTTCCGACAACCTGCTGGTCATGAGCGACTCCACAGGGGGCCATCCCGCTTTCCTGGTGGTCCGCTACGAGTTCACCCCAGGGGTTGATGAGCTGGATACGATGGCTTTCGGCGGGCGGGCTCACTACTGGCTCAATGATTACATCAAGTTTGGGGTGACCGCCGACCGGGGAGAGGAAGAGGACGTTGATAAAAACCTGTACGGGGCCGATGTCACCTTGCGCAAATCCGCCCAATCCTGGGTCCGGCTTGAAGCAGGCCGCAGCGAAGGGCCGGGGGTGGCCACCACGACCTCCGTCGACGGCGGTTACACCATCGACCCGGTCGACTCGGCCGAAGCCGGCGAGGCTCTGGCCTACCGGGTCGATACCAGCATCGGGGTACAGGATTTCTTCGCCCAAGGACGGGGGCGGTTCACCCTTTACTATGAAATGCTCGAGGCGGACTATGCGGCGCCCGGCCTGATCACCGACCGGGATCTGACCCGCTACGGCGGGACAGGAGTGCTGCCGCTCTTCGATCGATTCAACCTGCGCTTCAAAACAGACTTCCAGGTCCAGAAGGATGGGCTGGAAACAGAGGCCGGTGAACTGGATGTCGAATATCGGGCCGGCGAGCACTGGACCCTCAGCTCCGGAGTGCGCCGCGACAGCCGCGAGGACAATTCGGCGGTGGTCCCCGAAACACAGGAAGAGGGGGATCGGACGGACGTCGTTGCCCGGATCCTGTACGACTCCCGCTCCCGCTGGAGCGCCTACGGTTTTGCTCAGGGGACAGTTCAGGCTACCGGAACCCGTGAGGACAACAACCGCCTCGGCGCCGGCGGCAGTTTGCGGGTCACCGACCGGTTCAAGGTCGAGGGCGAGTTGTCCCATGGTGATCTGGGAACCGGTGCCAGCCTCGGCACGGAATATCTCTATTCGGACCGCACCACCGTCTATCTCAACTATGCCCTCGAAAACGAGCGCAGCGACAATGGCCTGCTGGCCCGCAAGGGGAACCTGGCTTCCGGGTTCCGCACCCGTTACTCGGACAGCGCCAGCGTCTTTCTGGAGGAGCGCTACACCCACGGCGAGGTGCCCACAGGCCTGGTGCACAGCACCGGGGTCGATCTTGCCCCCACCGATCGTCTCAATTTTGGCGCAAATCTCGACGTCGGCACCCTCAAGGACCCTCAGACGGGGGCGGAACTCGATCGGAAAGCGGCCGGAATAAGGATGGGCTACGGTTTCGACAGCCTGAAACTGGCCAGTGCCGTGGAATACCGGGTCGATGATTCCGAGCAGGCGGACGCCAGCACCGTGGAGCGCACCACCTGGCTGTTCAAGAACAGCCTCAAGTATCAGATGTCCTCCGACTGGCGCCTTTTGGGCAAATTTGATCACTCCTTCAGCGAGAGTTCCCAGGGGCAGTTCTACGATGGCAACTATACGGAGGGGGTCCTCGGATTCGCCTACCGTCCTGTGAAGCACGACCGGCTCAACGCCTTGATGAAATACACCTACTTCTACAATGTGCCGGCTCCCGATCAGGTGAGCACGGTCGATTCCGGCAGTGACGTCATTCAGCGCAGCCACATCTTCGCTCTCGACCTGATGTACGACCTGACGCCGCGCTGGACCGTGGGCGGGAAGGTTGCCTATCGCCAGGGCGAAGTGAGCCAGGACCGGGAAGATCCGGAATTCTTCAGCAGCCGGGCCCACCTCTATGTCCTGCGGGCGGACTGGCACTTCCTGCACCGCTGGGACGCCCTGCTCGAAGCCCGCATGCTCGACCTGCCCGATGCGGAGGATAGCCTGAGCGGGGCGCTGGTTGGTGTTTACCGGCATTTCGGCAACCACATCAAGCTGGGGGTCGGCTACAACTTCAGCAAATTTTCCGATGATCTGACCGACCTGAACTACGACCACCAGGGTCTGTTCATTAACCTGATCGGGAAGATGTAGCGGAAATAGTTTCTTTAGCAACGCCGGCCGCGTCTGACCCGGTCGGCCGGGCGATAAACCAGAAAAGGTGGCAAATTATGCGGAAGGTTTTCATTTCACTGGCGACGATATTGCTCCTGGGTTTCACCGCCCATGCCGAAATCTCCAGGGAGCAGATGAAAGGTCTCGACGAACAGGTTCAGGACATCAAGACCGATGTGCTGGGGATCGCGGCCGAGCTCTATCAGCTCGAAGAGAAGCTGCTCTACCCCTCCGACACCCAGGTCGCGGTATTCGTTTCCCTGGTCGAGGGGGAGGAACTGCGGGTCGATTCGGTCGAGATCCGGATCGGCGGCAAACGGGTGGCGACCCACCTGTATACCTTTCAGGAACTCGAAGCCCTGCGCAAGGGCGGAGTGCAGCGGATCTATACCGGCAACGTCACCACCGGCAGCCATGAACTGCAGGTCATTCTCGCCGGCAAGACCAAAGGCGGCAGCGATCTGCTCCGGTCCGAGACCTTTACCTTCAGCAAGGAGGTTGGGCCGAAGATTTTAGAAATAAGCCTGGCGGGAGGGGAGCTCGGGTTCCGGGACTGGTGAGCGTGGGTTGGATCGGTCAGATCCGTCGGATCGGACTGATCGATCGGATAAGAAGCATGACTTTTTTGAGAAAACTATGACCAGGCTACTTGTTCTATTCACGTTACTGCTGTTTGCTTCCCCTGTTTTCGCCGCCGAGCGGGAGCAGGAAGCCATCGCGACAACCGCCCCCCGGGAGCTGGAGGATCTCTATTACGGCGAGACCCTCTATCACGCTTTCCAGGGAGAGTGGTTCGATGCCCTGGCCCGCCTTGATACCGAGCTGGTGCTGCACCACGGGCTCGATGAACCGGAACTCGACGCTCTTTTCAAACATGTTGGACAGGCTGAATTCGCCGTAGGGGATTTCGAGCTGGCCTACCGGATGCATCAGAGGGCCGGCCGGGCCATTTCGGCGGTCATCGAGGGGGATGTGGAGCAACCGGTACGCAACGCGGCCATATTCCGCCTGGCCCGGCTCTACTTTCGCAAGGACCAGCCGGTCAATGCCTTTCATGCCCTGGACAGGATTCAGGGCGATGTGCCCGAGGCCCTGAAGGATGACCTCGATTTTCTGCGGGGGCAGATCCTGATGGCCAATGGCCGATATGCCGAGGCTGTCCCGCTTCTGAAGGGGTTGCAGGGATCGGAGGATTTTGCGGGCTTCGCCGACTACAACCTCGGCATCGCCCTGATGGGGGACGGCAAGGAGCTGGAGGGGAACCGCGTCCTCGAGCGGAGCGGCCGGAACGACACCGATCTTCCCGCCACGCTGGCGATCAGGGACAAATCGAACCTGGTGCTGGGAGAAAAGCTGCTGCAGGGAAAACTGTACGGCAGTGCCAAAGAGATCCTTGACCGGGTTCGCCTCAACGGCGCCTTCTCCAACCGGGCGCTGCTCGGGTCGGGGTGGGCCGATGCCTTCGAAAACCGCTTCGAGAGAGCTCTGGTGCCCTGGACTATCCTGTCGGAGCGGGAGATGACCGATTCCGCCGTACAGGAAGGCCTGCTCGCCGTCCCCTATGCCTATGCCAAGCTCGGCATCTACAGCAAGGCGGCTCTTCTCTACGGCCGGGCGCTGGACGCCTTCGGTAACGAGGTCGACAAGCTCGGCGCCTCCATCAAGAGCATCCGCGAGGGCAAGTTCCTCGAGGCTCTGGTGCGAGAGGAGCTGAAACAGGATGCCAACTGGGTGGTCCGGCTGCGGGAACTCCCGGAGACCCCGGAAACCTTCTATCTGCTCGAATTGATGGCTGGCCACGATTTCCAGGAATCGCTGAAGAATTATCTGGATCTCGAGGAGTTGCGCCGAAAACTGGAAGCCTGGGAAGGGGACCTGGAAGCCTTCGAGGAACTGATCAGCCTGCGCCGGGCCTATTACGAGCCGCTCCTTCCCGAGATCGACCGGCAGTTCCGTCGCCTCGATTCGCAGATGCGGTTGCGGCTGGAACAGCGGGATCACGTGGAGAAGCGTCTGCACGATC includes these proteins:
- a CDS encoding OmpA family protein, translating into MVERRIALFVVCLVLAALAHVSRVAEAGFFSTDDGTEIREGAAAGEGAEGHLPSDRPLTPWLHDPSIFEEAQGDRIEMRQELEQEVKTIKLENMVPPILFPLGVAEIPEDYVERLRSVLHDMRDRTNVRLHLVGHADPLSLTPALEKIFGDNVGLSRERAGTVAEYFQQALGLPPEAISYEGMGDSRPVASNATEGGRRLNRRVEVQVWYDEISEKLVEKEVVIPFEVHRVLVCRTETVCKMRYLEGHAHRARIKNLIAPLHYQQGLLEVPESFLQQVRQAMKNLGNKQNLAVKFTAHTDALPLEGRDKRIYGDQLGFSKAVARRVLLAVQGGLELPNAAVECEGRGAAQPVASNETQQGRALNRRVEVEFWYDDPLQELPDEPQLCPDTSGGRIVTRVYESPEGPVEPILFENGQPLLPAACVERLRRSMGEVADKDNVRLRFVGYTRNQRLDRRTAAVYGDDVGLSTARARRAMDVVCQSMSLSEEKAEFEGRGYVQSDDVVNAGFIESDTSRVQVQVVYDELVPLDDYEGVEITPITREVEPADPFSLNLMRITVDGAPLDDPGKCSSDVQRCTDVALEDARIRFKHDNLQMEPRLNVTAWPRSIGREDLPETDFVENQVEFRLYANYRSFIHRAEVRIFDREQSVRDLPLAVIEMNDNGMAQWQPAFETYATPVRQLEYLVRVYDEAGNYDETATQPLWVVDRIDPAIAEADRAAELLAGYGESRLARRNIPLKGGVVQAFGSAIPAGFTVWLAGRAVPVDAEGRFVAEEILPEGMHTVEVAVLDESGNGQLYLRDLELKKSDWFTVGIADLTLSGHHTTGPADLVAPDNEHYSEDAALEGRLAFYSKGRFGEGWKLTASADTREGPLDEIFTNFLDKSPDALFRRLDPDRHYPTFGDDGTVIEDAPTNGKFYLRLEKEENYGVWGNFKIAYTDNYLAHVDRGLYGGNLHYQSRDVTSFGEQRFWVDGFAADPGTIAGRDELRGTGGSLYYLRRQDILEGSESVRIEVRDKDSGVVLAVKNLSPTLDYDIDYLQGRVLLAEPLASTASDNLLVMSDSTGGHPAFLVVRYEFTPGVDELDTMAFGGRAHYWLNDYIKFGVTADRGEEEDVDKNLYGADVTLRKSAQSWVRLEAGRSEGPGVATTTSVDGGYTIDPVDSAEAGEALAYRVDTSIGVQDFFAQGRGRFTLYYEMLEADYAAPGLITDRDLTRYGGTGVLPLFDRFNLRFKTDFQVQKDGLETEAGELDVEYRAGEHWTLSSGVRRDSREDNSAVVPETQEEGDRTDVVARILYDSRSRWSAYGFAQGTVQATGTREDNNRLGAGGSLRVTDRFKVEGELSHGDLGTGASLGTEYLYSDRTTVYLNYALENERSDNGLLARKGNLASGFRTRYSDSASVFLEERYTHGEVPTGLVHSTGVDLAPTDRLNFGANLDVGTLKDPQTGAELDRKAAGIRMGYGFDSLKLASAVEYRVDDSEQADASTVERTTWLFKNSLKYQMSSDWRLLGKFDHSFSESSQGQFYDGNYTEGVLGFAYRPVKHDRLNALMKYTYFYNVPAPDQVSTVDSGSDVIQRSHIFALDLMYDLTPRWTVGGKVAYRQGEVSQDREDPEFFSSRAHLYVLRADWHFLHRWDALLEARMLDLPDAEDSLSGALVGVYRHFGNHIKLGVGYNFSKFSDDLTDLNYDHQGLFINLIGKM